GCACCAGTCAGCCGCGCATCGCCGCCCCAGTGCGTTGTCCGGGAACCTCGATGCCACGCCACCCGCCCTGAGCTGCCCCTGACGCTACGGGGTGAAACGACGGTGCGATCAAACAGAGGTCTGCCTCCAGCGGAGAGGAGTGGGATGCCGATGGTCAGTGGGGCGGATGACGGCCTTCGTCATCCGCGCAGCAGGTCACCGGGTCCCACCTGCGCGCACAGAGGCGGCTCCGTTTCCCCCTCGTACGCGAGATGGAGTTCACGTCGCGCCCGGGTCGTCAGGACGTAGTACGTCATGCGCAGGGCGGCCGAGGTGGGATCGACCGCCGCGTCCGTATGCGTGTCGGGGATGACAACAGTGTCGAAGCCCAGCCCTTTGGCGCTCGCCCGGTGGACGAGCACGATCCCCGGACGACCGAGGTCCAGCGTGCGGTAGCGGCCTTGTCCCGCACGGGCCCGCGAGGTGTACAGCTGTGGTTTCAGCCTCGGCGCTCTGCGCTGCAGACTGCCGAGCAGTGAGAACTGCGTGTGGGTCGAGTTCACGATCACGCCGATGCTGTGCTGCGGGTGTCTCTGCGCCAGCAGGATCAGCAGGTCGGCCGCGCCGTGGCGCGGCAGACGGTGCAGTCGTGGGGGTGGCCCTTCGGATTCGGGGAGGACGGGCAGACCGGTGCCCGTGTGGAAGTGTGCGGCGAGGGACGCGATCTGGCGTGTGTTGCGATGGTTGCCGTCAAGCTCGAGACGTGTGCACCGGACCAGCCGCTCGGCGATCTCGGTGAGTGTGGAGTTCGTGTCGGTCAGCCGCTGGCATTCGTCCGCGAACACCGTCGTACGGCTTTCGAGCAGCCGGCAGAGACGGTAGAACTCCGGTGGCAGGTCTTGGCCTTCGTCGACGACCAGGCTGAGTCCGGGCACTGGTCCGGTCTCCGCGGCGCGTGCATAGAGGGCGGGCCAGTCGAACCAGCCATCGGCATCGCGTGGGGGCGGTCCGCCGTACCACTCGGTGAGCCACGCGTGTGCGGTCGCCACGCGCACACTGCGGTCCGCCGGGCCGAGCGCGTGTACGGTCGAGGCCAGTGACTGGCGGAGCAGATTGGACCGCGTCAGCAGCACCGCCGGGGTGCCGGTGAGGGCGAGCATGATGGCCCGCTGGGCCGCAAGGAGACTCTTGCCGCTGCCGGGCGGGCCGCTGATCAAATGATCGCCGTCGAAGGGGAGGTTTTCGAGGCAGCCGCGCTGTTCCGGTACGAGGTCGAGGTAGGTGAGGGTCACATTTCCTCCAGGGCGTGCGCCACGGCGCTCCGGGCGGCCGTGACGATCGACTCCAGGTAGCCGGGCACGTGCTCGCCGCCGATGACGAGAGCCCGGTCGAGGAGGGTGTTGCCGGTCTCGCAGCTCGTCTCGGGCAACAGCGCGCAGGCATGGCAGGCCGCGCGGTTGAGGTTGCCGAAGCCCTGGCCGGTGTGTTCCGCGCAGAGCGGGTCCGCGGAGCACCATGCGGCGGCCTCGGTCATCCGCAGCAGGGTCTCCGCGAGACGCGGCGGCTCGCCCTGCTGCACAAGCCCCCCGAGCGTGCCTTCGGCGTCTCCCGCGGCGGTGTAGACGAGGACGCCGTACTGGTCCTGTTCGGGGCGTGCGTAGACGCGCTCGCGCAGGCTGGCCGTCGTGTAGCCGGATTCGAAGGAGAGCTGGCGGATCAGCAGGTGGGCGAGGGTGTGCAGGAGGACGAAGCGCGCGGAGAGTTCCTCGCCGGTGAGGGCCTGGAGTCGGTCTTTCTGGAACGATCGGTCGAAGTCCGCGCGCATGCCGGCGACGCGCCTCCGCACGTCTGTGTCCCCTTCCCAGGCAGTGAGTTCGTTCTTGTCGAGGGTGAGGAGAATGCCTTCGCCGAAGACCTCGACGGCGGGGAGCCATTTGAGGCGTCGGGACGTGTCGGCGGGCACGAGCGTCGCGTCCGGGGAGACCCTGCTGAAACCGGACAGGGCGCGTACCTCGCGCAGCCGGTCGACGAGGACGACCCGACCGATGCGGCGGTGCAGGCCCGCCCAGGGTTCGGCGGTCTCCTGGCCGAGTCCGAGGGTGGTCTCGCGCAGTGCGAAGTCGCGTGTGGCGGGCATGGCGGGCGCCGTGAAGGCGGTCCATTCCTCGCGGCTGAGATCGGGACGGACCGGAGTCGCCGCCGGGTCGGACGATACGACGGGCAGGGGCTGCCCGGTCTCCTCCGCGAGCATGGCGTCGAGGAGTCGGTCGTCGGCGCCGGTGTCCTCCTGGATCATCGTGCGGAAGACGTCGGCGCGCGCTGTGCCGGCGATCCGGCACAGCGACACCCACAGGTCGTGCTCGCGTACGCGTGCGGCGAGTTCTTCGTCTCCGTGCGACGCGGGAGTGTCCGACTCGGGTATGTCGAGCGCCGAGTGCACGACCGGGTAGTACAGGTTGCCCGCGGTGCGCTGCACGATCTGTACGGGCATCGCGCACTCCACGGCTTCCTTGGCCCGCTGCCAGGGGTTGCGTCCCGAGCAACGCATGCCGTGCGTGCCGAGGATGTCGAGCAGGTCCCGGGAGGCCCCGCATCCCTTGGCCGTGCAGGAGACGCAGAGCGCTTCGAGGCCGGAGGCGCGCTCGGACACGAGGAAGCAGAGCTTCTCGCGTTCGCCGCACTGTCGCCGTTCGCCGGCCTCTTGCCGCGAGTGTGCCCAGAACCACCAGTCGACGTCGCCCAGATGCCCGGCCGCGCAGATCTGGACGAACCGCATGGGGGCGAGGGTCCGGCCGGGTGAGCAGGACGGGCAACGGGGCGGCTGTCCCGGCTTTTCGTCGGCGATGCGCCACCGCTTCATTCGACGGCAGGACCCGCAGAACAGCCAGGAGGGAAAGCGGATATAGGGGGCTCCGGGGGCGTCGGGGGTGTCGAAGCGGTCGTTGGCCGTGGGGGGTGCGGCGTAGAAGCCTGTGACGCCGAGCCGGCCCGCGAGCCGGGGCGACTCGACGCGCTGTCTGCCCTTCTGCGGCCAGTCGCCGATTCCGGTGGCGACGAACGACTCGCCCTGGATGTCGAAGACGGCCCCGACCCCGAACGGCAGAACGGTCTGCGACTGGCGTACGCGCAGTGTGCGGTTCACAGGTCGGCTCCCTTCACCGTCACCTGGCATTCCCGGTCGACGTTGCGCATGGAGTTCGGTGTCTCCCAGAGGCCGTAGCGTTGCTCGAAGCTCTTGATGAGGTTGGACTGTCCCTTGCCCTGACTGCGGTAGTAAAGCTCGCGGCCGTCCTTGCGGGCCTCGCGCGCGGCTTCCTCCCATTCGGCCAGGAGCTCGGTGAGTTCCTTGCGTACGGCGTCGGCGGCATGGGGCTCACCGGCAGCGGCTCGCCCTGTCAGCTCGCCGACCAGGGCTTCCGCTTCGGGCAGCCGATCGAGGATGTGCCCGGCCCGGTTCTCGGCCGCGAGGCCGAGGCGGTGGCGTACGAGGATGACGAGCGCCGCATGCAGGGCGCGCCGGCGTGAGGGGACGGACCAGGGGGTGACGCTGGTCGGTTCGACGTGCCGGTACAGGGAGCGGTGGTACACGTCGAAGGTCTCGTAGTGCGAACGGTCCCTGGGGCGGGTGGCGTTGAAGAAGGTGACGACGAGACCGGGCACGGTATGCCGGCCCACCCGGCTTGTGGCCTGGATGTACTCGGCCGTCGTCTTGGGCTGTCCCTGCATGAGCATCAGCGCGAGCCGCTTCACGTCGATACCCACGGACAGCATGTTGGTACAGGGCAGGAACGACACCGACTGTGGGTCGTCCCACGGCTTTTCCAACCGGTCGAGAAGCACCGGCTGTTCGGCGCGCGGCAGGTTGCTGGTGAGCTCCTGCACCTGATGGTCCGGCAGGTCCCTGGCTTCGGAACCCGGGTCCAGCGACGTGAGCTGTGCGGGGATGTCGTCGGCCGCCGCCGTGACCGTCCGGCCGAGTTCGCGCAGGCTGTGGTGGTACGCGACCAGCGTCCAGTAGGCGTCCCGGTGCTCCTCGGGAAGTTCGTAGGCGCCCTGGAGCATCGCGGCGGCGGTGGCGACCGCGGCGCGGCCCGCCGTGTGTCCCTGGGCCATGACGCCGAGATAACGGCGGCCGGGCCGGGACGTGTCGGGTTCGGCGAAGTAGGAGTGGCGGGCGTCGAGCCCGGCGGGCGGAAAGAGCTGGGCGCCGCTGCCGTAGAGGGCGCGGATCTGCTCGCCGGAGCGGCGGATCGTCGCCGTGGACGCCACGACCTTGGGTCCGATGCCTTCACGGTCGGTGCACAGCCCGAGCACAGCCGCCTCGTACAGGCCGACGGTGGTGCCGAGCGGGCCGGTGAGCAGGTGCAGCTCGTCCTGGATGACGAGGGCCGGCGGGCGGTTGCCGGTGTCCGCGCCGAAAAGCCGTCCCGAGCGCGGTTCCCAGGCGAGCCGGGCGAACTTGTCCACCGTGCCGAGAACGAAGGAGGGCGGCCGGTCATACAACTGTTCGTCGACGACGGCGACGGGCAGCTCGTCGTGGAAGGCGCACTCGTCACGTGGGCAGAAGAACGCGAAGGAGCCGGCGGTGGCGCGCACTCCGTAGTCCCCGATGTCGGGCGACTTATGGGCGGGCATGATGCGTGTGCCGCACCATGGGCAGCGGTCGAGGATGAAGACGTCGTCGGGCCGGGCCGCGCCCCGCACATCGTCGAGGACGGCGCGAGCCTTCTCGTACGAGTTCGGGGAGGTGGCCTCGCCCACCCACAGGCCGATGGAGAAAGGCTCGTCCCCATAGGGAGCAGGGTCGGCGCGGCGCAGCGTCTCCAGTGCGCAGATGGTGGTGGCCGCGCGCTGGAACTGCTGGGTGGTGAGCAGGCTCAAGGTGTAGCGGCTCAACACCGCCGTGCCCCCACCGCCTTCGTCGCGCCGGCGGAGCAGCATGGCGAAGGCGGCCAGCAGCAGATAGGCCTCCGTTTTGCCGCCGCCGGTCGGGAACCAGATCAGGTCGGCGGTCTCCCGGTCAGGATGTCGGGGGTCGGCCACGCCGTCCAGGGAGAGCAGGAAGAACGCGAGCTGGAAGGGCCGCCACACGGCCTCCGGACTGGGTTCCGGATCGAGGAGCACCGGGTCACGGCGGGCGCGGCGTTCGCCTGCCTGGTCCCGGGCGGAGTGGCGCATCTGGAGGGCCATCGCACGGTTCGCGGTGCGGAAGGCGTGCAGCAGCTCAGGGCGCGCCGGATCGCAGAGGGTACGGACGCCGGACTCGATCCGGGTGACGGCAGCGGCGATACGGGCCAAGACACGGTCGGCGGCGTCACGGCCCCACGCAGGGACCTCGGTGTTCATCTGTCCCACGTACCAGGCTCGGTAGTCGGCAGCGAACTCCGCCAGCTCCTCGTGGAGTTGGGCGAGCGGTACAGCCGGATCTGCGAGGTGGAGCACGTTCAGGACGGGGGAACCGGTGAAGCCGGCCGCCCGGACACCGCTGACCTCCGCCTCGGGCATGACGGCGACCCTGAGAGCCATGACCGCCCGCTCGCCGCTCTCATTGCTCTCGGCGTACCGTTCCTCGACCGCGCACCCGTGGCCTACAGCGTGTGTACGGACGTGCCGGTACTGGAGACGCAGCTCCTGTTCCTCCAGGTCACGGCTGGCAAGCCGCACACTGGGGTAGGGCAGGACATCGCCGTCCGCAGGTCTCGCCTCCAATTCGACCTGGAAAAGCATCCGGTCCCATTGCGCGGCCTTGCCGAGCGCCTGCTCATGGTGGGAGGTGTTGACGAGCGCCACGGTGACGAGTTGCCCGGAGCCGAAGGCGCGCCTGCGGACACGGATCTCGGCGCGTCCGTCGAGCACGGGCACGTGGTTCCGGTCGGGTCCGAGCGCATGGGTCTCCTCGGGCAGGGGGACGCGTTCCCAGCGACGGCCCCGCTCGCCGGTCGCGGCGAGGGTCTTGTAGCGGGCTCCGGCGCAGCGGACGTCGATGGTCGTGGCATCGGTGTAGAAGCTGAGGCCGAGTGAGGACGGCAGCCAGGAATTGGCTTCGGGCACGGGGTCCGCCACGGGTGCCGTGTCCTCGGCGCCGTCCTCCGTGCCGGAGCCCTCCAGCTCTTCGGCGGCGAGGTCCAACTGCCATTGCAGGTCGGCCTCCTGCGGATACAGGGTGCCCATGAGGTATTCGCGGTCGGGCGGCGCTTCGAGCAGCTCGTGTTCCCCGAAGGTCGGGCCGACGAGCCGACGGTGC
The window above is part of the Streptomyces sp. NBC_00425 genome. Proteins encoded here:
- a CDS encoding DNA helicase, encoding MTLTYLDLVPEQRGCLENLPFDGDHLISGPPGSGKSLLAAQRAIMLALTGTPAVLLTRSNLLRQSLASTVHALGPADRSVRVATAHAWLTEWYGGPPPRDADGWFDWPALYARAAETGPVPGLSLVVDEGQDLPPEFYRLCRLLESRTTVFADECQRLTDTNSTLTEIAERLVRCTRLELDGNHRNTRQIASLAAHFHTGTGLPVLPESEGPPPRLHRLPRHGAADLLILLAQRHPQHSIGVIVNSTHTQFSLLGSLQRRAPRLKPQLYTSRARAGQGRYRTLDLGRPGIVLVHRASAKGLGFDTVVIPDTHTDAAVDPTSAALRMTYYVLTTRARRELHLAYEGETEPPLCAQVGPGDLLRG
- a CDS encoding DUF1998 domain-containing protein yields the protein MNRTLRVRQSQTVLPFGVGAVFDIQGESFVATGIGDWPQKGRQRVESPRLAGRLGVTGFYAAPPTANDRFDTPDAPGAPYIRFPSWLFCGSCRRMKRWRIADEKPGQPPRCPSCSPGRTLAPMRFVQICAAGHLGDVDWWFWAHSRQEAGERRQCGEREKLCFLVSERASGLEALCVSCTAKGCGASRDLLDILGTHGMRCSGRNPWQRAKEAVECAMPVQIVQRTAGNLYYPVVHSALDIPESDTPASHGDEELAARVREHDLWVSLCRIAGTARADVFRTMIQEDTGADDRLLDAMLAEETGQPLPVVSSDPAATPVRPDLSREEWTAFTAPAMPATRDFALRETTLGLGQETAEPWAGLHRRIGRVVLVDRLREVRALSGFSRVSPDATLVPADTSRRLKWLPAVEVFGEGILLTLDKNELTAWEGDTDVRRRVAGMRADFDRSFQKDRLQALTGEELSARFVLLHTLAHLLIRQLSFESGYTTASLRERVYARPEQDQYGVLVYTAAGDAEGTLGGLVQQGEPPRLAETLLRMTEAAAWCSADPLCAEHTGQGFGNLNRAACHACALLPETSCETGNTLLDRALVIGGEHVPGYLESIVTAARSAVAHALEEM
- a CDS encoding helicase-related protein → MDPRHELVSSLHRRLVGPTFGEHELLEAPPDREYLMGTLYPQEADLQWQLDLAAEELEGSGTEDGAEDTAPVADPVPEANSWLPSSLGLSFYTDATTIDVRCAGARYKTLAATGERGRRWERVPLPEETHALGPDRNHVPVLDGRAEIRVRRRAFGSGQLVTVALVNTSHHEQALGKAAQWDRMLFQVELEARPADGDVLPYPSVRLASRDLEEQELRLQYRHVRTHAVGHGCAVEERYAESNESGERAVMALRVAVMPEAEVSGVRAAGFTGSPVLNVLHLADPAVPLAQLHEELAEFAADYRAWYVGQMNTEVPAWGRDAADRVLARIAAAVTRIESGVRTLCDPARPELLHAFRTANRAMALQMRHSARDQAGERRARRDPVLLDPEPSPEAVWRPFQLAFFLLSLDGVADPRHPDRETADLIWFPTGGGKTEAYLLLAAFAMLLRRRDEGGGGTAVLSRYTLSLLTTQQFQRAATTICALETLRRADPAPYGDEPFSIGLWVGEATSPNSYEKARAVLDDVRGAARPDDVFILDRCPWCGTRIMPAHKSPDIGDYGVRATAGSFAFFCPRDECAFHDELPVAVVDEQLYDRPPSFVLGTVDKFARLAWEPRSGRLFGADTGNRPPALVIQDELHLLTGPLGTTVGLYEAAVLGLCTDREGIGPKVVASTATIRRSGEQIRALYGSGAQLFPPAGLDARHSYFAEPDTSRPGRRYLGVMAQGHTAGRAAVATAAAMLQGAYELPEEHRDAYWTLVAYHHSLRELGRTVTAAADDIPAQLTSLDPGSEARDLPDHQVQELTSNLPRAEQPVLLDRLEKPWDDPQSVSFLPCTNMLSVGIDVKRLALMLMQGQPKTTAEYIQATSRVGRHTVPGLVVTFFNATRPRDRSHYETFDVYHRSLYRHVEPTSVTPWSVPSRRRALHAALVILVRHRLGLAAENRAGHILDRLPEAEALVGELTGRAAAGEPHAADAVRKELTELLAEWEEAAREARKDGRELYYRSQGKGQSNLIKSFEQRYGLWETPNSMRNVDRECQVTVKGADL